A genomic segment from Pseudopipra pipra isolate bDixPip1 chromosome 14, bDixPip1.hap1, whole genome shotgun sequence encodes:
- the LOC135421944 gene encoding hydrocephalus-inducing protein homolog isoform X2 — MASGFQGTEGKPHIPKLAREAEKPVMLTPSAFQKQMSLTTKQRLASIPQINLPQIVQHRDMSETSNHKVSAVDPDQTLFHVFPSEVVFQNYVPHEVCEMPLVLRNRDMVPRLVKVTMESSPYFQLVGPSGAYRKVPPGMCSNLRIVFTPGENKDYFHCLVCTTEREEFIVPIWAIGARAVLDFPDQLDFSVCPVKYSTEKTLMVRNLGNREARYQISTQSPFSVTPTMGTLGIGDILQVTVEFHPLQIGDYSGSLVVHYDTGEDTHTSLHGSAVNVHIRLDRNFVTVEKTYITLSNHSTVTILNHSNVTARFQWKAFATQAEEDQLKQRFCHRLCQEENAQADNFLEWSRADTTRGERLSLLSHIYQNERAKVQGDPMLFFDDIFTIKPVEGEIWPNFSAEISVTFRPREARLYERVVYCDISGHETRLPLRLIGEGLGPRLRFLFEELDIGKVSVISLHRYKAVLVNKGPIEGLFSLLPPTTAVGSCFTFLPQQGIIPPDGLQAINISFRTTIPGEFKEEFQFSVPQAPKPLTFTIRGYVIGPTFHFNVRALHFGDVSFGFPRTLSCRLTNTSLMPMAFTLHIPGDGSGEPSLTSSDQTSSNTHPSWRRGAQGLTKPMEFTITPCRGTICSQAFQDIQVTLCSNTVGPYQMELVVDVVGVGKKVSALPITARCVVPPLRALNPIMTFGRCYLNVPYWKMLKLVNDSDFPGCYRVLPQEHKEEDAVWYFTPQPRGIIKAHSLVEIPFILKTKLLGEHDTTADVVVFGSEDSPLKIHLESIGQGPVVYVYPTEINLGTIPVVEDISQTLHLSNQSVIPAVFWAEMAGTCSRWRIEPSKGVIPPESEVSLTVTANLDDTGKFEDKVKLFIENSEVNIIPVQAVGVGTTIVTDKPFSRELNFSPHFSLTPYCYQFKITNKGRHTHQLFWTTEGFSVVQQRRGLGTTKDKSTSQVPRPASPVFKLQPPQMELLPGQTKDMVLEGFSSTPQKVKERLLCHAMVGREKRKKQIMQVDVSCEFVFPLVQISSREIVFHVEKRPSDVLTLLYKPLSLKNNCCLPLSIVLDLKKPFLICDVDQQPLPEDAQPIKLDKGEEIHLHIQFNPAYEKDLYSWVAEKTLNMEFMEHPHEEQITIRGEVYFPNLHIQPKALDFGCIINGTEQVDFVAMTNCSPIPVHYHWSFQTDSQVNTIRFNPSPPKFKPKPPKKERNSLLSRRQFSAESVEEPTKDLEAVQDPAQQPAGSEDSLGAEQDPAQQPAGSEDSLGAEQDPAQQPAGSEDSLGAVQDPAQQSAGSEDVLGAVQDPAQQSAGSEESLVAKVLPCTAVEPLSLETMKGLRRFTGVENLALRMEEVFDVQPVSGVLQPGESQRVLFTFFGHPNIVARVTALCHVEGGPTYEVELSGGTSDLSYHLDTYDINFGLQLFNEVIQAEVTLQNTGVFGFTYKVLDPSTARADSPLPGEPVVVPSTDYIEPGKKRVLKVYYLPGVVGVFCSTLQIQVGHLEPAEISLKGEGTFLRISVDLPWIVKGHAKFEKILKEIKENLQEERQSDEADVLSEPASVEPPMDDPGIEEQQHPLAPGNEEILKETIEKEEEETQIDEAVAIEEASEESSEESSEESSEESSEESSTESSTESSTESSTELSTEPPEEPSEEPPEEPPEEPSKEPPEETSKVPSEKPSKEPPEETSKVPSQKPSKVPSQKPSKEPPEETSKVPPEETSKVPSEETSKVPSEETSKVPSMAACDTDSDTDDGIVWDTWVQREMEQMLIKQHVLKQQRIVTSRPPELRGFDKNIRQKLVQIKLPNYILDMGRVTRGDTETHTVDITNTGPFPVSFQIETHVLQDTGFSLDLDQVQCLPYCNTERIEVLFDSTSLPVGEVDVRLPIKVTGSYTVYIHLFATVTEDSIQKEGPPDLSNPSPLTRSERRKRCGGQRSKSAFKRIFQAERPAKDGEMKSASKEPN; from the exons ATGGCTTCTGGATtccagggcacagaggggaaACCCCATATTCCAAAGCTGGCCAGAGAGGCAGAGAAGCCTGTAATG ctGACTCCCTCTGCCTTCCAGAAGCAGATGTCTCTCACCACCAAGCAGAGGCTGGCCAGCATTCCACAGATTAATCTGCCCCAGATTGTCCAGCATCGAGATATGAGTGAGACCTCCAATCACAAG GTCTCAGCAGTTGACCCAGACCAGACCTTGTTTCATGTTTTCCCATCAGAGGTGGTATTTCAGAACTACGTCCCACACGAGGTCTGTGAAATGCCACTGGTTCTGaggaacagggacatg GTTCCTCGGCTGGTGAAGGTCACGATGGAGAGTTCACCTTATTTCCAGCTGGTTGGCCCCAGCGGTGCGTACCGTAAGGTGCCACCGGGCATGTGTTCTAATTTACGCATCGTCTTCACCCCTGGGGAGAACAAG GATTATTTCCACTGTCTTGTCTGCACCACTGAAAGAGAAGAGTTCATTGTGCCAATTTGGGCCATTGGTGCCCGAGCTGTCCTGGACTTCCCTGACCAGCTGGACTTCTCGGTCTGTCCGGTCAAGTACAGCACCGAGAAGACCCTGATGGTTCGTAACCTTGGTAACAGGGAAGCCCGTTACCAAATCAGCACCCAGAG CCCCTTCTCTGTCACTCCGACCATGGGAACTCTTGGCATTGGTGACATCCTGCAAGTGACAGTGGAATTTCACCCTCTGCAGATCGGGGATTATTCTGGATCCCTGGTAGTGCACTATGACACAG GTGAAGATACCCACACAAGCCTTCATGGGTCAGCTGTGAATGTCCACATCAGACTGGACAGGAATTTTGTGACTGTTGAGAAGACTTACATCACACTGTCAAACCACAGCACCGTGACCATCCTCAACCACAGTAATGTCACAGCCCGCTTCCAGTGGAAGGCTTTTGCCACTCAGGCAGAGGAGGATCAGCTGAAGCAGAG GttctgccacaggctgtgccaggaggaaAATGCCCAGGCAGATAATTTTCTGGAGTGGAGCAGAGCGGACACCACTCGTGGAGAACgcctttccctgctctcccacatCTACCAGAACGAGAGGGCAAAGGTGCAAGGAGATCCCATGCTGTTCTTTGATGACATTTTCACTATTAAACCGGTG GAGGGAGAGATCTGGCCaaatttttcagctgaaatcagCGTGACCTTTAGACCCCGAGAAGCCCGACTCTACGAACGCGTCGTCTACTGCGACATCTCGG GCCATGAGACCAGGCTGCCCCTGCGCCTCATAGGGGAAGGCCTTGGGCCCCGGCTCCGCTTCCTGTTCGAGGAACTGGACATTGGGAAGGTTTCTGTCATATCACTCCACAGATACAAG gcagtCCTGGTTAACAAAGGGCCTATTGAGGGTCTCTTCAGCCTCCTCCCTCCAACTACAGCCGTGGGCTCCTGCTTCACCTTTctgccccagcagggcatcaTTCCACCAGATGGGCTTCAAGCCATCAACATCTCCTTCCGAACCACCATCCCAGGGGAGTTCAAGGAAGAATTCCAGTTCAGTGTCCCTCAAGCCCCCAAGCCTTTGACCTTCACTATCAG GGGCTATGTCATCGGACCGACTTTCCATTTCAATGTACGCGCCCTCCACTTCGGTGACGTCTCCTTTG GCTTTCCTCGCACCTTGTCCTGCCGCCTGACCAACACCTCCCTGATGCCCATGGCCTTCACCCTCCACattcctggggatggctctggagAGCCCAGCCTCACCAGCTCAGATCAGACATCCAGCAACACTCACCCATCCTGGAGAAGGGGAGCTCAGGGTCTCACGAAGCCAATGGAATTTACCATAACACCCTGCAGAGGGACCATCTGCTCCCAGGCATTCCAGGATATCCAG GTCACCTTGTGTTCCAACACTGTGGGGCCATACCAGATGGAGCTGGTGGTGGACGTGGTTGGTGTTGGCAAGAAGGTGTCAGCACTGCCCATCACAGCCAG ATGTGTCGTTCCTCCCCTGCGAGCGCTCAACCCCATCATGACATTTGGACGGTGCTACCTGAACGTCCCTTACTGGAAGATGTTGAAGCTTGTGAATGACAGCGACTTCCCTGGCTGCTACAGGGTTCTTCCTCAG GAACACAAGGAGGAGGATGCTGTGTGGTACTTCACCCCTCAGCCACGTGGGATTATCAAGGCTCACAGCTTAGTGGAGATCCCATTTATACTTAAAACGAAACTGCTGGGAGAGCATGACACCACTGCTGATGTTGTCGTGTTTGGGAGTGAAGATTCCCCACTG AAAATCCACTTAGAGAGCATTGGACAGGGGCCGGTTGTCTATGTATATCCAACTGAGATAAACCTGGGCACTATCCCGGTCGTTGAAGATATTTCCCAAACTCTCCACCTCTCCAATCAGAGCGTCATCCCTGCAGTCTTCTGGGCAGAGATG GCTGGCACGTGCTCACGCTGGAGGATTGAACCCAGTAAGGGAGTGATCCCCCCCGAGAGCGAGGTGTCTCTGACTGTCACAGCAAACCTCGATGACACGGGGAAATTCGAGGACAAGGTGAAGCTGTTCATTGAGAACAGTGAAGTGAACATCATCCCTGTGCAGGCTGTGGGCGTTGGCACCACAATTGTCACTGACAAACCTTTCTCTCGGGAGCTCAACTTTAGCCCCCACTTCAG CCTCACTCCCTACTGTTACCAGttcaaaataacaaacaaaGGGCGACACACCCATCAACTGTTCTGGACCACAGAAGGGTTCAGCGTCGTTCAGCAGCGTCGTGGCCTCGGTACCACCAAGGACAAAAGCACTTCCCAGGTCCCCAGACCTGCCAGCCCCGTGTTCAAGCTGCAGCCGCCgcagatggagctgctgccGGGCCAGACCAAGGACATGGTGCTGGAAGGCTTCTCCAGCACCCCCCAG AAGGTGAAGGAGCGGCTGCTGTGTCACGCCatggtggggagggagaagagaaagaagcagaTAATGCAAGTGGATGTCAGCTGCGAGTTCGTTTTTCCCCTCGTGCAAATATCTTCCAGAGAAATCGTGTTCCACGTGGAGAAG CGGCCCAGTGATGTCCTGACTCTCCTATACAAGCctctgtctttaaaaaacaacTGCTGCCTGCCACTCAGCATTGTGCTGGACTTGAAGAAGCCATTCCTAATCTGTGATGTGGACCAGCAGCCCCTCCCCGAAGATGCTCAG CCCATAAAACTAGACAAAGGGGAGGAAATTCATCTCCACATCCAATTTAACCCGGCTTATGAAAAGGATTTGTATAGCTGGGTAGCAGAGAAGACACTGAACATGGAGTTCATGGAGCATCCCCACGAGGAGCAGATCACCATTCGGGGAGAAGTCTACTTCCCAAACCTCCATATCCAGCCCAAGGCCCTGGACTTTGGCTGCATCATAAATGGCACTGAACAAGTGGATTTTGTGGCAATGACCAACTGCAGCCCAATCCCTGTCCACTACCACTGGTCCTTCCAGACAGACAGCCAGGTGAACACCATAAG GTTCAACCCTTCACCGCCTAAATTCAAACCTAAACCAccaaagaaagagagaaactcTTTGTTGTCAAGGAGGCAGTTCAGTGCTGAAAGTGTGGAGGAGCCAACTAAAGACCTTGAAGCAGTGCAGGATCCTGCCCAACAGCCAGCAGGTTCAGAGGACTCtttgggagcagagcaggatcCTGCCCAACAGCCAGCAGGTTCAGAGGACTCtttgggagcagagcaggatcCTGCCCAACAGCCAGCAGGTTCAGAGGACTCTTTGGGAGCAGTGCAGGATCCTGCCCAACAGTCAGCAGGTTCAGAGGATGTTCTGGGAGCAGTGCAGGATCCTGCCCAACAGTCAGCAGGTTCAGAGGAATCCCTGGTAGCAAAG gtaCTGCCATGCACTGCTGTGGAGCCTCTGAGCCTGGAGACCATGAAGGGATTGAGGCGATTCACGGGGGTGGAGAACCTTGCCTTGAGAATGGAAGAG gTTTTTGATGTCCAGCCGGTGTCCGGTGTGCTGCAGCCGGGCGAGAGCCAGCGCGTGCTCTTCACCTTCTTTGGCCACCCCAACATCGTCGCCCGTGTCACGGCGCTGTGCCACGTGGAGGGAGGCCCTACCTACGAGGTGGAGCTGAGTGGGGGGACTTCGGACCTCAGCTACCACCTGGACACCTACGACATCAACTTTGGGCTGCAG ctgtttAATGAAGTCATCCAAGCAGAAGTCACCCTGCAGAACACCGGGGTGTTTGGATTCACCTACAAGGTGCTagaccccagcactgccagggcagacAGCCCTCTGCCTGGTGAGCCCGTGGTTGTGCCCAGCACG GATTACATTGAACCTGGCAAGAAGCGAGTGCTGAAAGTCTATTACCTGCCAGGAGTAGTAGGAGTCTTCTGCAGCACTCTCCAGATCCAAGTGGGTCACCTGGAACCAGCAGAAATCTCCCTGAAAGGAGAGGGAACCTTTCTTAGGATCTCTGTGGACCTGCCCTGGATTGTCAAAG ggcATGCAAAATTTGAGAAGATACTGaaagagataaaagaaaatctgcaaGAAGAGAGGCAGAGCGATGAAGCAGATGTTCTGTCAGAGCCTGCATCTGTGGAGCCACCCATGGATGACCCTGGCATCgaggagcagcagcatccaCTTGCCCCAG gaaatgAGGAGATACTGAAAGAGACaatagaaaaagaggaagaagagactCAGATCGATGAAGCAGTTGCTATCGAGGAGGCGTCCGAGGAATCATCTGAGGAATCATCTGAGGAGTCATCTGAGGAGTCATCTGAGGAGTCATCCACAGAGTCATCCACAGAGTCATCCACAGAGTCATCCACGGAATTGTCCACAGAGCCACCTGAGGAGCCATCCGAGGAGCCACCCGAGGAGCCACCCGAGGAGCCATCCAAGGAGCCACCTGAGGAGACATCCAAGGTGCCATCTGAGAAGCCATCCAAGGAACCACCTGAGGAGACATCCAAGGTGCCATCTCAGAAGCCATCCAAGGTGCCATCTCAGAAGCCATCCAAGGAACCACCTGAGGAGACATCCAAGGTGCCACCTGAGGAGACATCCAAGGTGCCATCTGAGGAGACATCCAAGGTGCCATCTGAGGAGACATCCAAGGTGCCATCCATGGCTGCCTGTGACACTGACTCTGACACTGACGACGGCATCGTG TGGGACACTTGGGTGCAGAGAGAGATGGAGCAGATGCTCATAAAGCAACATGTCCTGAAGCAGCAGAGAATTGTAACCTCCCGTCCCCCGGAGCTCAGGGGCTTTGACAAGAACATTCGTCAGAAGCTTGTCCA GATTAAGCTGCCCAACTACATCCTGGACATGGGCAGAGTCACTCGCGGTGACACTGAGACACACACTGTGGACATCACCAACACCGGGCCCTTCCCGGTGTCCTTCCAGATTGAGACACATGTCCTGCAGGACACAG
- the LOC135421944 gene encoding hydrocephalus-inducing protein-like isoform X3, which produces MASGFQGTEGKPHIPKLAREAEKPVMLTPSAFQKQMSLTTKQRLASIPQINLPQIVQHRDMSETSNHKVSAVDPDQTLFHVFPSEVVFQNYVPHEVCEMPLVLRNRDMVPRLVKVTMESSPYFQLVGPSGAYRKVPPGMCSNLRIVFTPGENKDYFHCLVCTTEREEFIVPIWAIGARAVLDFPDQLDFSVCPVKYSTEKTLMVRNLGNREARYQISTQSPFSVTPTMGTLGIGDILQVTVEFHPLQIGDYSGSLVVHYDTGEDTHTSLHGSAVNVHIRLDRNFVTVEKTYITLSNHSTVTILNHSNVTARFQWKAFATQAEEDQLKQRFCHRLCQEENAQADNFLEWSRADTTRGERLSLLSHIYQNERAKVQGDPMLFFDDIFTIKPVEGEIWPNFSAEISVTFRPREARLYERVVYCDISGHETRLPLRLIGEGLGPRLRFLFEELDIGKVSVISLHRYKAVLVNKGPIEGLFSLLPPTTAVGSCFTFLPQQGIIPPDGLQAINISFRTTIPGEFKEEFQFSVPQAPKPLTFTIRGYVIGPTFHFNVRALHFGDVSFGFPRTLSCRLTNTSLMPMAFTLHIPGDGSGEPSLTSSDQTSSNTHPSWRRGAQGLTKPMEFTITPCRGTICSQAFQDIQAGTCSRWRIEPSKGVIPPESEVSLTVTANLDDTGKFEDKVKLFIENSEVNIIPVQAVGVGTTIVTDKPFSRELNFSPHFSLTPYCYQFKITNKGRHTHQLFWTTEGFSVVQQRRGLGTTKDKSTSQVPRPASPVFKLQPPQMELLPGQTKDMVLEGFSSTPQKVKERLLCHAMVGREKRKKQIMQVDVSCEFVFPLVQISSREIVFHVEKRPSDVLTLLYKPLSLKNNCCLPLSIVLDLKKPFLICDVDQQPLPEDAQPIKLDKGEEIHLHIQFNPAYEKDLYSWVAEKTLNMEFMEHPHEEQITIRGEVYFPNLHIQPKALDFGCIINGTEQVDFVAMTNCSPIPVHYHWSFQTDSQVNTIRFNPSPPKFKPKPPKKERNSLLSRRQFSAESVEEPTKDLEAVQDPAQQPAGSEDSLGAEQDPAQQPAGSEDSLGAEQDPAQQPAGSEDSLGAVQDPAQQSAGSEDVLGAVQDPAQQSAGSEESLVAKVLPCTAVEPLSLETMKGLRRFTGVENLALRMEEVFDVQPVSGVLQPGESQRVLFTFFGHPNIVARVTALCHVEGGPTYEVELSGGTSDLSYHLDTYDINFGLQLFNEVIQAEVTLQNTGVFGFTYKVLDPSTARADSPLPGEPVVVPSTDYIEPGKKRVLKVYYLPGVVGVFCSTLQIQVGHLEPAEISLKGEGTFLRISVDLPWIVKGHAKFEKILKEIKENLQEERQSDEADVLSEPASVEPPMDDPGIEEQQHPLAPGNEEILKETIEKEEEETQIDEAVAIEEASEESSEESSEESSEESSEESSTESSTESSTESSTELSTEPPEEPSEEPPEEPPEEPSKEPPEETSKVPSEKPSKEPPEETSKVPSQKPSKVPSQKPSKEPPEETSKVPPEETSKVPSEETSKVPSEETSKVPSMAACDTDSDTDDGIVWDTWVQREMEQMLIKQHVLKQQRIVTSRPPELRGFDKNIRQKLVQIKLPNYILDMGRVTRGDTETHTVDITNTGPFPVSFQIETHVLQDTGFSLDLDQVQCLPYCNTERIEVLFDSTSLPVGEVDVRLPIKVPQLLGQAVVWAQQQMSPGPSAELSVLLQVTGSYTVYIHLFATVTEDSIQKEGPPDLSNPSPLTRSERRKRCGGQRSKSAFKRIFQAERPAKDGEMKSASKEPN; this is translated from the exons ATGGCTTCTGGATtccagggcacagaggggaaACCCCATATTCCAAAGCTGGCCAGAGAGGCAGAGAAGCCTGTAATG ctGACTCCCTCTGCCTTCCAGAAGCAGATGTCTCTCACCACCAAGCAGAGGCTGGCCAGCATTCCACAGATTAATCTGCCCCAGATTGTCCAGCATCGAGATATGAGTGAGACCTCCAATCACAAG GTCTCAGCAGTTGACCCAGACCAGACCTTGTTTCATGTTTTCCCATCAGAGGTGGTATTTCAGAACTACGTCCCACACGAGGTCTGTGAAATGCCACTGGTTCTGaggaacagggacatg GTTCCTCGGCTGGTGAAGGTCACGATGGAGAGTTCACCTTATTTCCAGCTGGTTGGCCCCAGCGGTGCGTACCGTAAGGTGCCACCGGGCATGTGTTCTAATTTACGCATCGTCTTCACCCCTGGGGAGAACAAG GATTATTTCCACTGTCTTGTCTGCACCACTGAAAGAGAAGAGTTCATTGTGCCAATTTGGGCCATTGGTGCCCGAGCTGTCCTGGACTTCCCTGACCAGCTGGACTTCTCGGTCTGTCCGGTCAAGTACAGCACCGAGAAGACCCTGATGGTTCGTAACCTTGGTAACAGGGAAGCCCGTTACCAAATCAGCACCCAGAG CCCCTTCTCTGTCACTCCGACCATGGGAACTCTTGGCATTGGTGACATCCTGCAAGTGACAGTGGAATTTCACCCTCTGCAGATCGGGGATTATTCTGGATCCCTGGTAGTGCACTATGACACAG GTGAAGATACCCACACAAGCCTTCATGGGTCAGCTGTGAATGTCCACATCAGACTGGACAGGAATTTTGTGACTGTTGAGAAGACTTACATCACACTGTCAAACCACAGCACCGTGACCATCCTCAACCACAGTAATGTCACAGCCCGCTTCCAGTGGAAGGCTTTTGCCACTCAGGCAGAGGAGGATCAGCTGAAGCAGAG GttctgccacaggctgtgccaggaggaaAATGCCCAGGCAGATAATTTTCTGGAGTGGAGCAGAGCGGACACCACTCGTGGAGAACgcctttccctgctctcccacatCTACCAGAACGAGAGGGCAAAGGTGCAAGGAGATCCCATGCTGTTCTTTGATGACATTTTCACTATTAAACCGGTG GAGGGAGAGATCTGGCCaaatttttcagctgaaatcagCGTGACCTTTAGACCCCGAGAAGCCCGACTCTACGAACGCGTCGTCTACTGCGACATCTCGG GCCATGAGACCAGGCTGCCCCTGCGCCTCATAGGGGAAGGCCTTGGGCCCCGGCTCCGCTTCCTGTTCGAGGAACTGGACATTGGGAAGGTTTCTGTCATATCACTCCACAGATACAAG gcagtCCTGGTTAACAAAGGGCCTATTGAGGGTCTCTTCAGCCTCCTCCCTCCAACTACAGCCGTGGGCTCCTGCTTCACCTTTctgccccagcagggcatcaTTCCACCAGATGGGCTTCAAGCCATCAACATCTCCTTCCGAACCACCATCCCAGGGGAGTTCAAGGAAGAATTCCAGTTCAGTGTCCCTCAAGCCCCCAAGCCTTTGACCTTCACTATCAG GGGCTATGTCATCGGACCGACTTTCCATTTCAATGTACGCGCCCTCCACTTCGGTGACGTCTCCTTTG GCTTTCCTCGCACCTTGTCCTGCCGCCTGACCAACACCTCCCTGATGCCCATGGCCTTCACCCTCCACattcctggggatggctctggagAGCCCAGCCTCACCAGCTCAGATCAGACATCCAGCAACACTCACCCATCCTGGAGAAGGGGAGCTCAGGGTCTCACGAAGCCAATGGAATTTACCATAACACCCTGCAGAGGGACCATCTGCTCCCAGGCATTCCAGGATATCCAG GCTGGCACGTGCTCACGCTGGAGGATTGAACCCAGTAAGGGAGTGATCCCCCCCGAGAGCGAGGTGTCTCTGACTGTCACAGCAAACCTCGATGACACGGGGAAATTCGAGGACAAGGTGAAGCTGTTCATTGAGAACAGTGAAGTGAACATCATCCCTGTGCAGGCTGTGGGCGTTGGCACCACAATTGTCACTGACAAACCTTTCTCTCGGGAGCTCAACTTTAGCCCCCACTTCAG CCTCACTCCCTACTGTTACCAGttcaaaataacaaacaaaGGGCGACACACCCATCAACTGTTCTGGACCACAGAAGGGTTCAGCGTCGTTCAGCAGCGTCGTGGCCTCGGTACCACCAAGGACAAAAGCACTTCCCAGGTCCCCAGACCTGCCAGCCCCGTGTTCAAGCTGCAGCCGCCgcagatggagctgctgccGGGCCAGACCAAGGACATGGTGCTGGAAGGCTTCTCCAGCACCCCCCAG AAGGTGAAGGAGCGGCTGCTGTGTCACGCCatggtggggagggagaagagaaagaagcagaTAATGCAAGTGGATGTCAGCTGCGAGTTCGTTTTTCCCCTCGTGCAAATATCTTCCAGAGAAATCGTGTTCCACGTGGAGAAG CGGCCCAGTGATGTCCTGACTCTCCTATACAAGCctctgtctttaaaaaacaacTGCTGCCTGCCACTCAGCATTGTGCTGGACTTGAAGAAGCCATTCCTAATCTGTGATGTGGACCAGCAGCCCCTCCCCGAAGATGCTCAG CCCATAAAACTAGACAAAGGGGAGGAAATTCATCTCCACATCCAATTTAACCCGGCTTATGAAAAGGATTTGTATAGCTGGGTAGCAGAGAAGACACTGAACATGGAGTTCATGGAGCATCCCCACGAGGAGCAGATCACCATTCGGGGAGAAGTCTACTTCCCAAACCTCCATATCCAGCCCAAGGCCCTGGACTTTGGCTGCATCATAAATGGCACTGAACAAGTGGATTTTGTGGCAATGACCAACTGCAGCCCAATCCCTGTCCACTACCACTGGTCCTTCCAGACAGACAGCCAGGTGAACACCATAAG GTTCAACCCTTCACCGCCTAAATTCAAACCTAAACCAccaaagaaagagagaaactcTTTGTTGTCAAGGAGGCAGTTCAGTGCTGAAAGTGTGGAGGAGCCAACTAAAGACCTTGAAGCAGTGCAGGATCCTGCCCAACAGCCAGCAGGTTCAGAGGACTCtttgggagcagagcaggatcCTGCCCAACAGCCAGCAGGTTCAGAGGACTCtttgggagcagagcaggatcCTGCCCAACAGCCAGCAGGTTCAGAGGACTCTTTGGGAGCAGTGCAGGATCCTGCCCAACAGTCAGCAGGTTCAGAGGATGTTCTGGGAGCAGTGCAGGATCCTGCCCAACAGTCAGCAGGTTCAGAGGAATCCCTGGTAGCAAAG gtaCTGCCATGCACTGCTGTGGAGCCTCTGAGCCTGGAGACCATGAAGGGATTGAGGCGATTCACGGGGGTGGAGAACCTTGCCTTGAGAATGGAAGAG gTTTTTGATGTCCAGCCGGTGTCCGGTGTGCTGCAGCCGGGCGAGAGCCAGCGCGTGCTCTTCACCTTCTTTGGCCACCCCAACATCGTCGCCCGTGTCACGGCGCTGTGCCACGTGGAGGGAGGCCCTACCTACGAGGTGGAGCTGAGTGGGGGGACTTCGGACCTCAGCTACCACCTGGACACCTACGACATCAACTTTGGGCTGCAG ctgtttAATGAAGTCATCCAAGCAGAAGTCACCCTGCAGAACACCGGGGTGTTTGGATTCACCTACAAGGTGCTagaccccagcactgccagggcagacAGCCCTCTGCCTGGTGAGCCCGTGGTTGTGCCCAGCACG GATTACATTGAACCTGGCAAGAAGCGAGTGCTGAAAGTCTATTACCTGCCAGGAGTAGTAGGAGTCTTCTGCAGCACTCTCCAGATCCAAGTGGGTCACCTGGAACCAGCAGAAATCTCCCTGAAAGGAGAGGGAACCTTTCTTAGGATCTCTGTGGACCTGCCCTGGATTGTCAAAG ggcATGCAAAATTTGAGAAGATACTGaaagagataaaagaaaatctgcaaGAAGAGAGGCAGAGCGATGAAGCAGATGTTCTGTCAGAGCCTGCATCTGTGGAGCCACCCATGGATGACCCTGGCATCgaggagcagcagcatccaCTTGCCCCAG gaaatgAGGAGATACTGAAAGAGACaatagaaaaagaggaagaagagactCAGATCGATGAAGCAGTTGCTATCGAGGAGGCGTCCGAGGAATCATCTGAGGAATCATCTGAGGAGTCATCTGAGGAGTCATCTGAGGAGTCATCCACAGAGTCATCCACAGAGTCATCCACAGAGTCATCCACGGAATTGTCCACAGAGCCACCTGAGGAGCCATCCGAGGAGCCACCCGAGGAGCCACCCGAGGAGCCATCCAAGGAGCCACCTGAGGAGACATCCAAGGTGCCATCTGAGAAGCCATCCAAGGAACCACCTGAGGAGACATCCAAGGTGCCATCTCAGAAGCCATCCAAGGTGCCATCTCAGAAGCCATCCAAGGAACCACCTGAGGAGACATCCAAGGTGCCACCTGAGGAGACATCCAAGGTGCCATCTGAGGAGACATCCAAGGTGCCATCTGAGGAGACATCCAAGGTGCCATCCATGGCTGCCTGTGACACTGACTCTGACACTGACGACGGCATCGTG TGGGACACTTGGGTGCAGAGAGAGATGGAGCAGATGCTCATAAAGCAACATGTCCTGAAGCAGCAGAGAATTGTAACCTCCCGTCCCCCGGAGCTCAGGGGCTTTGACAAGAACATTCGTCAGAAGCTTGTCCA GATTAAGCTGCCCAACTACATCCTGGACATGGGCAGAGTCACTCGCGGTGACACTGAGACACACACTGTGGACATCACCAACACCGGGCCCTTCCCGGTGTCCTTCCAGATTGAGACACATGTCCTGCAGGACACAG